The DNA region GTTCCTCGTTGAGCATCGACATGAGCGGGTTCCGTTGCTGTGCTTCCTCGTTCATCGTGCGGCAGTACCAGCCCTCCAACATACTAGCCGCAACTTCTCGAGCCAGGGGGGTAGGTAACAGTTAATATTGTTTATGTTATTGTTAATAACAGTTAATGTTCCGTCTTTTCCGGCCCGTAGCCAAAACAATGCGAACGATCTCTAGCACTGCTTTAACTGGGCATTTAGAAGCACTTTGCAATCGGAGTGAGTTAACCGATGCAGCTTTAGCGCGATTCAAATCGTTCtcgctgctgtttttttttgccttacAATGCCCGGTGCTCGGGTGCGGGCCAATGACTGTGTCGGaaccaaggtgttataaatgacaaggtgaagttgttcagagcaaaatgacatttctcgacttgacacaTCTCTACCGGGGGCTCCGgtcaaggtgttataaatgacaaggcgaagttgttcagagcaaaatgacatttctcgacttgacatttctcttccgggggctacagtataaaaatcgggaggggtggtgcggggtaatgaaatttgtatgcagagagtgacagatgtcccccacaatgtcgcccagcaaaagcggtaaaaatcaaccttctaaatacattatccttggtcgGAACCAAAGTGGGTAGAAAGGAGGTGTCGTCATGTAGAACAATTGGGCATCGAGGCTTTAGAAAAAAGCAATAACCAGGATCGACGACAGTTGTCAAATGCGACGAATGTTGCTGGTATTTGGATAtgataaatgaattgttttcgtttgataaacatttgtttagcattaaaaaaatgtattttgcaTCCACACTCCATAAATCGGCATTTTACACGTTATATTGCAACTGCTGcctgtaaacaaatatcgacggctgttgtcaaactgaatctcaaaatggcaacatgccaaacgctaagaagacacctcctctatattccaccaaggtggattaaaaatatcaggtggtggattagggcctttgggggatcgccatagttgagggactttacgtcattttagaaccgttaaccattagtttccgcacacaaagcttagcaaatagaacagatttctttattattatgtgcatttttgtgtgtctattgattttatcgaaaaaatgagatatattaacaaacgatttgatgatttgtttatgcacgaaatataaaatcatgtgagtatgagttctaatctcacgtaaattgtccatgcggctcgtagataaaaAGGAATCAATGTAAAAAccgtaaaaaataattatttcttcatttttatcatcaaaaatgttgaagatacaatgaattatagaataaattcatggaataacacaaaataacacactttaatccattttttaatgtaaaataagAACTCGTATAGTCcaacatatatttttaaagaatatttaatcgaaaaaatgcggtagataaattatatgaacaaatttaacaaatgtaaacaaagtttgaatcctgtggaccttacgtcaagtgacgaattgtcaaaatgcactagagtccaccacctgataattttaaatccaccttgcttTTCCATCATCTGGTATTTTTAATCAACCTTGatgtcaagtgacgaattgtcaaaatgctttAACTTTCCCCACCTGATCTccttaatccaccttggtaagaacacacacgcgcactgGCCTTGCGAGTTTCCCGCTGTAGTACGtatttttcaccgttttcATTTTCGCAAGTCTACCGATTAGTCATCAGTGGTGAAGCGTTGGGATAATAAAGAGAACCGATACAGagcccccccctccccgtcACATGTGTGAACATATCGTGAAATAGGGCAGGAACAGCGACACACAAGCAAAACGCACCCAAAACCGTGAACCTTAAAAtcttatcgatttttttttctccaattcGTTTGACTTGCTTCACCCGCTTCCACACTTCATCACCCTTACCATCTCATACCACATCCACACAGTGCATACGTCGGACGATAACCATTAGTGTGTACTGCTGGGCAGCGGTGGCAACGACGGGAGTGCGCGCCTCGAGATCCCTTCATCGCATCATGCACTGTTCATTATTTCATAACATTGGCCACGATAACAATTACTCATCGCTGCTGCATTGTTGTGCGGAGGAGAAGGAGGTGCAGCTGATTCAATGTGTGGCCGAGCTCGTCAGCAGCGTGAACAGTTCGGTGGAGCTTGTTGCGAACCGTGTCGAAATCGACGACGCTAACCACTGTCTTATAAAAGGGAAGCGTTCCTGATCACGGCCACCCAATATAGAAACACTGGGGTGTTCCGGTTGCCAGCTCTAATAATAAGCGAGATCGCGCGCACACGCTTCCTGTGCAaaccctccctccctctcgaAACCATCTCCAGATCCTTTCCATAGCGTCCCCTTACGGGAGTTGGCGAGTGTTAGTTTCCGAATTGCTGAAACGAAgtgtgcgcttgtgtgtgaTTATTTGTAATTAATTCGCGTAAAAGGCTAAAACTCTGCCCAAGTCCATATCAggggagaaaaataaaaacgcttTCCTCCGTATAGAGTGATATCAGTGAAtttgtgaatttgtgtgtgtgtgtgtgtgtctgttgtttCCGGGAAAGCCTTTTTGTAGGTGGGTTAGAACACAGCTGCATCCGTTTTGCGGAAGGGGAGCTGAGTAGAGTATTCCGTTTTTCTCTCTTACCCCATCCCCAGCACTCCCGATCGTGGTTCCCCTTTGATGacacgtttttgttttcccgttGTGTGTCTTGTTTTGGCGCAGAATCAACCCCCTCCACATCTTCTTCCTTTGTTTTGCGGAAAATGCAATACCACCTTCCCACCTCCTTCTCAGCGCCATTACTATCAACCTTTCACACATGAACTTTCATAGGACACGGCGAAGCACACACAGGTTTCCCGATTTTCCTCAACGTTCGTGCCCACGCTTGCTAACCTCAAATACTTGGCTCTGCTTGCCAATACCTTCTCTGTCTCTGCTTGCCAATTTCATGTCCCCCATATTCCCATCCGCAGCCCTAAAGAAAACTGAAGACGCGATTTGCACTTCTTCCAagccttcctttccctttttgtctTATGCTTCTGTTTCTCTCTTTGCGTTTCTTTTCCTCATCTCATCTGACGTATGCGACGGGGtgtaatgaattacatgtgcCGCTTGAGCACTGTTTCTGCTACAACTTTGCCTAATGTTATGGTTTTCGTATTTATGTATCTTCTAGGAAAGCGAATAGGGAGTGATTTTCATCTTTCAAACTTAGACAGGAAGAAAATTCTCCATCTCAAGCTCTCGTCAATCAGCCACGAGTCGAGGAATTAAAATCACACCAGTACACGACAGACGTACGCAATCAACCATGCCAcgaaataagaaaaaacacGCAGGTGTGTATTGGTTTCACAGCTCCCGCTGTATTTGTAGTAGTTCTTTGTGAATTCACGAGGTCTCGCACACATTTACCAACGATGATGCTCCATTTCCCGCAAGGGTAGTGCGTGCGCTGCACCACCCCATACACatactcacacgcacacacagtcaTACAACCGTGTCACTTCCAATGCGCGAAGAACGTTACGTCCTTGAGCACAAGCGTGATCCAGTGGTGGGAAGGTTTGTGGCTTACCTCGTTATGGAATGCAACCTAGTGACGTGTtctttggagcgcacccacgactccgatccgactccggctattgttagtccgatttcgactccggcaaaatccgAACCTCTAGTTCTGCGCggggtcggagtcgtccggagtcgcccggagttgttcggagtcgtccgcaGTCGTTtggattcggagtcgtccggagtcgtctggagtcgttcagagttgtttggagtcgtccggagtcgtttagtgtcggaatcgttcggagtcgtccggagtcgtccggagtagcCTCCGGCTCCAACAtattctggacgactccgaacgactccggaagaaTCCGAATGATTCCGCATGACTCTGCGCGACTTCGGACAACTCCAGGTGACTCCGGAAAATGCTGGGTGGAATTATCTTgcggagtcggttccgaaattatcggagtcggagcggagtcgactccggatttttgaaaattttacccatcactaaatGCAAACCTTGCGAGGTGCTTGCGTGTGGATTTCGTGAGCTCCGCTTACTTCCTGACCGTTTAAAGCGCGATTTGAAaagcgagttttttttttttgtttcaaggACCGCCAGAGTTACAAGAAACAAGTTAGATCAAGCAGGACTTTTTCTCCTTCAAAGCAGTATTTTTACCCCGAGAACAATACCGCTTGTCGTCCCAGAATATCGCATAACCAGAAAAAGCTtgaaaaaaccacaaataaaattattttctgGTTGCCATAGCTCTACGCACACACCTGTTCTAATGGCGCATTAGTGTGTGTTGGTATGTGCAACATGGGGGGTGTTGTAACTACATAGCTGTTTTTCGATGTAGCATTTCCCACTCTGGGAGAAGAGGGGGCCATTTTTGTACATCTGAGTTTATCCActgtaaataattaaaaacaaagagAATGATTGTAATTTCGGATTCGCATGTCGTTTAGTTGAAGAAACGAAAAATTAAACCTATCATTCGTGATACACAGGCTTGTAACAGTTCGTTTGATTAGTTAAGATACAAGGTGAtgtaattttttaaatgatatttATGAAGTATGAAAAAAGCATTCTTACATACTCAAATCAGAATCAAATGAAGTTTGTCTAAAAATATGGAAATCATTGGGAATTGGGAGGGAAGAAAGGAATGGGTCACAAGGTGAGAGCGATGCAAGCAGTTTGCGTGATAAGATAAGTTCCGTACAACAGCTAAACACAGTGGCTGCGCACGCGCTTACAGTTGAAATTTAATACCttctacctctctctctctctctctctctctctctctctctctctctctctctctctctctctctctctctctctctctctctctgtctctctctgtctctctctctctctctcgctctctctctcactctctctctctctctctctctctctctctctctctctctctctctctctctctctatctatctatatatctctctctctcgcttaaTTTTCTTCCCCTTCATCTCAATAGCCGAGCAGAGCAATGATCTGTCCGACGACGAAACGTCGAACGATAATGCGAGTACGTACTCGTGCCATTCGGAGACGCAGCTAGGCGACGGTGGCGGTCCGAACGGTAGCGTCGAGTCTAGCGAACCGGGCGAATCGGCCGGTGTGGAGAAGTACGAGGAGAAGCTGCTGCAGGCGATCGAGAACGCGTCCGACAAGGCGCAGCAGACGCGCATCAATGCGTTCCAGACGATCAACGAGGTACTGGTGCACCACTACATCCCGGACTTTCTGGAGGACCGGAAGGTGACGGTGATGGACGCGGTGGAGAAGTCGCTCCGGCGCGGCAAGGGTGTGGAGCAGTCCTGGGCCGCCCGCATCATACCGCTGCTGGTGATCCAGATCGAGGCGCTCGAGGACATTGTCGAGCTGGTGACGGTGCTGAAGCCGGTCTTGCTGAGCACGGTCCAGGACGGGTCGGCGGCGTACGATGCGCGAGCCAAGTGCTGTGCGGCGCTTGGGCTGCTGTGCTTCGTCGGGGTGGACGATCTGGGTGAGATACTGCCATTGATGAAGGTGCTGCACAGCATTTTCGCTGGTAGCTTTCTGAAAGGCGACAACAGCCCGAGCGGTGCGAGCAGTGAGGCCGGTGCGCTGCACAGCGCAGCTCTGAGCGCGTGGTCgttgctgctgacgctgctgccgccgggCGAGTTTGTAGCACTGCTGGGCGGCtgtgccggtgccggtgtgGTACCGTCCGTCCGCCAGCTGGTCGGTATGATGCAGAGCCCGATATTGGAGGTACGCATGGTGGCCGGTGAAACGCTCGCGCTGATGTTCGAGCTCGGCCGGCATCATGACGACGAGTTCCTGGAGGAGGAGCTGCCCGACCTGATCGAGGCGACCCAGAAGCTGGCGACCGATGCCCACAAGTACCGGGCGAAGCGGGACCGCAAGGTGCAGCGGGCCACGTTCCGCGACGTGCTACGGTATCTGGAGGAGGACATTTCGCCCGAAATCAGCATCAAGTTCGGGCGGCAGCTACTCGTGCTGGACACGTGGGCCATCCATCATCAGTACACTTGCCTGCGGACCGCGCTCGGGTTCGGCATGAATGTGCATCTGGCGGAAAACGCGTTCGTGCGCGAGGTGCTCCAGCTCGGCCCAAAGGTGGACGAACCGAGGCGCCCGTACCGGTCGGAGAAGGCGGAACAGCGGTTTATCAATGCGGCGGCGTTCAAGGCGCGCACGATTTCGCGCGGCAAGAATCGAGACAAGCGTTCGTTTGCACTTAACTAAAGCGGATAGCGCTGCGCTTGGACGTTTGCGCTGTTAAGGATTTTCTGGGAACGATTGCGCAGGATGTGCCACTTTAAAGCCGCACctgttgctctctctctctccctctctccctgcCTAATAATTGTCATAATTAACAGGGATTGGTGTTTGGAGGTAGCACACCGGGGATGGTCGTCCTCCGAAATGCCAACTCACCTAGATAATTGTTACGATGCCGTCACTGGACACACAATCAAGGGGTCGAACATTTGGCTTAGCtcgattgttttcttttagtttTTGCTATACTGTTGCAGGTAATAGGTTTAGTGGTTCATCTCGTCCCTCCTCATCCCGTCAGATTTACGAGTACCTTCGAACCCACGCGAAGGTGAAAAATAGCAAAGCTGTGAGCGGCGAGATTGTTAAGAAGGTGAAgttgtgatttttgttttgttaaagaTGTTTACCgatagaaaaaaggaaaagcaacaGTGCTCATCGGTTGCCTACACCTTCGATGCGAATTGAAACATTTGCTCGTGGTCAAGTTGGCGGCTGTATATTTGcactaaaaaaaagaaaaaataactcCACCCTCCTCGTGGCTCCTTTCTGCATCACCAATCTCTTCCTCCACTAAACACTCCCGCACGCGTATGTGCTTTCCTTTGCCTCTTCACATATATTAGCCCGTTAAAGAAAATTAGCAAATTGACTAGATGCTAACACAGACGACTAGACGAGGAGATGTAGttagcgagcgagcgaaaacAAGAAGGTAACTTTTCCCGCATCCGAATAAGCGTCCGTTGCAAGTTTTTCGttaacgtgtgtgtgtgttaggaacaaaatgataaaaatacaAGCAGCGACAGAAAGTGAGATGAAATATGTTCTCTAAAACATTTGTGTAAATAATCGATTCTAACGGTGgtaaatagcaaaaaaaaaaaaagaaaaaataaagattatcAATGGCAGATGCGGGGCACTAGTCCAGGAGCAAAAGAAATGTGCACGCGCGTTTGTAGGACTCCTTGATAATTAAACAATTGAATCAATGCTAAAGCACGAAACGCTACAATAGGAAGAGAAGAGGGAACGACATTGCGAACCTACGATTTGAATATGTATCGGAAAATGCTCATTAAAATTTATCTTACGGGACGGATAAAAACCAAAACTTATTGTTTACATTGTAAATTTCTGttggaacaaaaagaaaccggAATGATGACCGTGAGAAGTTATAAAAAATCGTCTTAAAATGGtaatacacctgttctcactttcctctgaatctttatccggttgctatggatcgcaatccatgagattggatcgcaatcaactacgtctgaatcgtttgcagctacgtttggatcgttttcagcaacgtttggatcgctctcagctacctttggatttagCGGTTGCTCGCGTAAATCTCGTTGCGGCGTAAAGTTTATTTGGTGACCATTCGGCGTACATCACGATTCTCCTCATAACAGAACAATacgaaattgttgcttttcaaatcgtctatgtttgaacccaattgagaatatgtgttaaaaactaatttttaagCTATgaacaacatttgacagatttGTCTGCTTCTACGCATCAGAACAGATTTCCTCCATTCTAAAGATGGAATATCCGTCTATACCTCGAAACCCTGAACAAGACTgaatgaccacgtaggtcgttacgctaaaaagaagaagattgtgctggtttgtttggaaaacttgGTCTAATAATCAAAAACGTATGAATGGTGATGTAAGCTTCGTATAAAATACGATAagattttacaattgaatgcattaattgTTTAGTTCTTTCCTTAGAGTGCAAATGTGTCCCGCGGTCACCAAATAAACTTTGCGCCGCAACGAGATTTACGCGAGCAACCGctaaatccaaaggtagctgagagcgatccaaacgttgctgaaaacgatccaaacgtagctgcaaacgattcagacgtagttgattgcgatcaaatctcatggattgcgatccatagcaaccggataaagattcagaggaaagtgagaacaggtgtaaatTTGCCTAATGCTGCTGGCGGATGTGTTGCTCCGTCGCAGCGCCCAACGCCGGTGCTTTACACCGAGTCgggtatatttttccttcATCGACCGGAGAGTGCCTCCGACTATTAAGAAACGAGCGATTCTGAGGTTTGTGTTCGAATGCGCTTACTTTATTTAGGTTTTCATCTCTTATATGCTATTTAGTTGCTGACCGCATATAGGTCAGCTAACTGTAACTATGACTATTTTGATAACgagttttatttatatttaatgcGACATGTACCTATGGTTTATGAATTGCGTACGTTACTTCCTCGTTTGAACCGTGAGAACGGTTGACtacctgtttatgtttgttgcgtttctgAGGCGCGCGCTATTGCTTGAggcgtgttttgcttgaacTTTGTTTTAACTTGAGGTGTTTTAACTTGAAGTGTATTACTTCGCTACATCCGCATATATGCTTTTACTTCATAATGAGGTCGTACGCAACATTGCCATTTAATCTTATATGCTCTATCTTGTATGCTCGTCTATTATGGTAAGTGTACTAATTATGGCTATAACGAACACTATTTTTGCTCTAAAATAGACTATTTGCCTTCTTTAAccaaggattttttttcaaacatgaTTATTTGAAAACAGTTGTGCTTCATTAGTTCCGTGCTGGCCACTTCCGTTTATTAAATATCACTCTcttaaaatgtgttgccaagATGTTTGGTATCTCTTACCATTTTGCTAAGGGCAGCACAGTAGGATATTAGCGATTTTCAAGTACCTAACCATAATTTGATcttaaaatcatcattttggtGGAATACATTAGTTATTTAACGACTTCCCATCTAAATTCACCAACATTTCATCGAAATTATGCCTTTTTTCGTAAGCCCATAATTGATACAGCTAACATTCGGTGCTCCAAATATCGCAGTATACCATGGATGCTTTGTATACAACTGTCGTTTTGGCCGTAGTATGTAGTTTACAAGTGAACAAATCGGGTTTCTTGTTGTTATTTGCGCAATCTAAAGTGTTAATATGTGTTTTAAGCATCATTTTTTGTAAACTGTTATAAAATCGAATaagtttcatcaaaataacgCAGTCTTGAATGACTTTCCTACGAAAAAAGTGCAATCTGAACGTCTCTCATGTTGTCATAATGCCAAGTGCGCTCTCGTTCTTCTCTGATCATTAATTAGGGCATTATTGGCCAGAAATATTCTCAAGATAGTTGGGAAATGGCTACGATTCTTCATTTAAACCAATTCAAACAGACACTGATTTGCGCTCTGTGTCTCGTGTCTCGAAACGGTAGCTGTCTTTGGT from Anopheles coluzzii chromosome X, AcolN3, whole genome shotgun sequence includes:
- the LOC120949513 gene encoding interferon-related developmental regulator 2; translation: MPRNKKKHAAEQSNDLSDDETSNDNASTYSCHSETQLGDGGGPNGSVESSEPGESAGVEKYEEKLLQAIENASDKAQQTRINAFQTINEVLVHHYIPDFLEDRKVTVMDAVEKSLRRGKGVEQSWAARIIPLLVIQIEALEDIVELVTVLKPVLLSTVQDGSAAYDARAKCCAALGLLCFVGVDDLGEILPLMKVLHSIFAGSFLKGDNSPSGASSEAGALHSAALSAWSLLLTLLPPGEFVALLGGCAGAGVVPSVRQLVGMMQSPILEVRMVAGETLALMFELGRHHDDEFLEEELPDLIEATQKLATDAHKYRAKRDRKVQRATFRDVLRYLEEDISPEISIKFGRQLLVLDTWAIHHQYTCLRTALGFGMNVHLAENAFVREVLQLGPKVDEPRRPYRSEKAEQRFINAAAFKARTISRGKNRDKRSFALN